From Styela clava chromosome 6, kaStyClav1.hap1.2, whole genome shotgun sequence, one genomic window encodes:
- the LOC144411735 gene encoding uncharacterized protein LOC144411735 isoform X1: MGGEASTDRRDRYVSRREVETSSAEKAEFFDKHKGAITASSADKKSSLSSISMDVPVEYEKKGEFPQDELQQLKKEYNLTMRVREQKHKYMEKKIKNLMQEKEAVLKEKRDLMQEREAALEAKQHSDKMLQISQRIQHEYETMMKLAGIDIEDLRDNMIGYTVGPGGGAIKLFSYEVIFPQNAVNIPIRTKFYVSDDIDNLTLPSGLIPVSLPLHCAPGGLKFKFPVVFKMPIWCSISKKCKRPVQLYIYKRQKRGQWQYCDEVSLTDSGFVSFTADSFCEKIPALNSKDLELVKFDLLYFLCKDHLGSFVSVHFVSSDKLAEKLKSEWIKTGYKIIHPPSTKLTVNPGDVLPVNLESKEPEKYKFESAGKTILKVTMEFYERELYKAFSFLLDPENPGSNSLKFVYSVGDVRHLKRALYQEKESSEHNYDDSPNRTPVFKNIVQIHGDIMVGAGTVSGASDANNARNTEGSQAVGISIEGGAEIEQKSRSLDATSRSARPKHKQGNSSSGARSKTTESPSSSQATSSGLRIINQQPPGGSMSKKGLRESLPGYEGFSTYVITYSFPAGSLNGVSYEAKEFTEYLPGYLNDMLQKAFIAGLLFKIQIIGSSRGEIIWNDEIPHKTNKLGGPDNNGYPDDDHERKLCDALIAKLNAAGIEY; the protein is encoded by the exons ATGGGAGGTGAGGCATCAACTGATAGAAGGGATAGATATGTCAGTCGGAGAGAAGTGGAGACAAGCTCAGCAGAGAAAGCTGAATTTTTCGACAAACACAAAGGGGCGATAACAGCTTCCAGTGCCGATAAAAAGTCTTCATTGTCCTCTATTTCCATGGATG TACCTGTGGAGTATGAGAAAAAGGGGGAGTTTCCACAGGATGAACTGCAACAGTTGAAAAAAGAATACAATTTGACGATGAGAGTACGGGAACAAAAGCATAAATATAtggagaaaaaaataaaaa ACTTAATGCAAGAAAAAGAAGCAGTACTGAAAGAAAAACGAGACCTAATGCAAGAAAGAGAAGCAGCGCTGGAAGCAAAACAACATTCTGATAAAATGCTTCAAATTTCTCAAAGGATTCAGCATGAATATGAAACCATGATGAAACTAGCAGGAATAGATATTGAAGATTTGAGAGATAATATGATCG GTTACACTGTTGGACCTGGTGGAGGCGCAATCAAGCTATTTTCATATGAAGTCATTTTCCCCCAAAATGCTGTTAATATTCCAATTAGAACAAAATTTTATGTGTCAGATGACATTGACAATCTTACTTTGCCTTCTGGTTTAATACCTGTCTCACTCCCCCTACATTGTGCGCCTGGAggtttaaaattcaaatttcctgTGGTTTTTAAAATGCCAATTTGGTGTAGTATATCTAAAAAATGCAAAAGACCAGTGCAACTTTACATTTATAAAAGGCAAAAGAGGGGACAATGGCAGTATTGTGATGAGGTGTCTTTGACTGATTCTGGCTTTGTTTCCTTCACCGCTGACAGTTTCTGTGAAAAGATTCCTGCACTAAATTCTAAAGATCTGGAACTTGTAAAATTTGACCTTTTATATTTTCTGTGCAAGGATCATTTGGGTAGTTTTGTATCCGTTCATTTTGTTTCTAGTGATAAACTTGCAGAAAAGCTAAAAAGCGAATGGATTAAAACTGGCTATAAAATCATTCATCCTCCATCTACAAAACTTACAGTCAATCCTGGAGACGTACTCCCTGTTAATTTAGAGAGTAAGGAACCCGAAAAGTATAAATTCGAAAGTGCGGGAAAAACTATATTAAAAGTCACAATGGAGTTTTATGAAAGAGAGCTATACAAAGCTTTTTCATTTCTATTAGATCCTGAAAATCCAGGTTCTAATAGCCTCAAATTTGTTTATTCTGTGGGAGATGTACGACACCTCAAAAGAGCTCTTTATCAAG aaaaaGAATCTTCAGAACACAACTATGACGACTCTCCCAATCGAACTCCTGTCTTCAAAAATATCGTTCAAATTCATGGAG ATATTATGGTTGGAGCTGGCACCGTTTCCGGAGCTTCTGATGCAAATAATGCCAGAAATACTGAAG gaAGTCAAGCTGTTGGCATCAGTATCGAAGGAGGTGCAGAAATCGAACAGA AGAGCCGAAGCCTGGATGCAACTTCACGTTCTGCAAGACCGAAGCATAAGCAGGGGAATTCATCATCAGGAGCAAGATCTAAGACTACAG aATCTCCGTCTTCAAGTCAAGCTACTTCATCTGGTCTAAGAATCATCAACCAACAACCACCAGGTGGAAGCATGTCAAAGAAAGGGTTGCGTGAATCATTGCCAGGGTATGAAGGGTTCAGCACTTATGTCATCACCTACTCATTCCCTGCTGGAAGTCTGAAT GGTGTTTCATATGAGGCAAAGgaattcactgaatatttgccTGGATACCTTAATGACATGCTCCAGAAAGCATTCATTGCAGGATTGCTCTTCAAGATTCAGATAATTGGAAGCAGCCGAGGAGAGATAATATGGAATGATGAAATTCCTCATAAGACTAACAAACTTGGAGGTCCAGATAA
- the LOC144411735 gene encoding uncharacterized protein LOC144411735 isoform X2, with amino-acid sequence MGGEASTDRRDRYVSRREVETSSAEKAEFFDKHKGAITASSADKKSSLSSISMDVPVEYEKKGEFPQDELQQLKKEYNLTMRVREQKHKYMEKKIKNLMQEKEAVLKEKRDLMQEREAALEAKQHSDKMLQISQRIQHEYETMMKLAGIDIEDLRDNMIDPENPGSNSLKFVYSVGDVRHLKRALYQEKESSEHNYDDSPNRTPVFKNIVQIHGDIMVGAGTVSGASDANNARNTEGSQAVGISIEGGAEIEQKSRSLDATSRSARPKHKQGNSSSGARSKTTESPSSSQATSSGLRIINQQPPGGSMSKKGLRESLPGYEGFSTYVITYSFPAGSLNGVSYEAKEFTEYLPGYLNDMLQKAFIAGLLFKIQIIGSSRGEIIWNDEIPHKTNKLGGPDNNGYPDDDHERKLCDALIAKLNAAGIEY; translated from the exons ATGGGAGGTGAGGCATCAACTGATAGAAGGGATAGATATGTCAGTCGGAGAGAAGTGGAGACAAGCTCAGCAGAGAAAGCTGAATTTTTCGACAAACACAAAGGGGCGATAACAGCTTCCAGTGCCGATAAAAAGTCTTCATTGTCCTCTATTTCCATGGATG TACCTGTGGAGTATGAGAAAAAGGGGGAGTTTCCACAGGATGAACTGCAACAGTTGAAAAAAGAATACAATTTGACGATGAGAGTACGGGAACAAAAGCATAAATATAtggagaaaaaaataaaaa ACTTAATGCAAGAAAAAGAAGCAGTACTGAAAGAAAAACGAGACCTAATGCAAGAAAGAGAAGCAGCGCTGGAAGCAAAACAACATTCTGATAAAATGCTTCAAATTTCTCAAAGGATTCAGCATGAATATGAAACCATGATGAAACTAGCAGGAATAGATATTGAAGATTTGAGAGATAATATGATCG ATCCTGAAAATCCAGGTTCTAATAGCCTCAAATTTGTTTATTCTGTGGGAGATGTACGACACCTCAAAAGAGCTCTTTATCAAG aaaaaGAATCTTCAGAACACAACTATGACGACTCTCCCAATCGAACTCCTGTCTTCAAAAATATCGTTCAAATTCATGGAG ATATTATGGTTGGAGCTGGCACCGTTTCCGGAGCTTCTGATGCAAATAATGCCAGAAATACTGAAG gaAGTCAAGCTGTTGGCATCAGTATCGAAGGAGGTGCAGAAATCGAACAGA AGAGCCGAAGCCTGGATGCAACTTCACGTTCTGCAAGACCGAAGCATAAGCAGGGGAATTCATCATCAGGAGCAAGATCTAAGACTACAG aATCTCCGTCTTCAAGTCAAGCTACTTCATCTGGTCTAAGAATCATCAACCAACAACCACCAGGTGGAAGCATGTCAAAGAAAGGGTTGCGTGAATCATTGCCAGGGTATGAAGGGTTCAGCACTTATGTCATCACCTACTCATTCCCTGCTGGAAGTCTGAAT GGTGTTTCATATGAGGCAAAGgaattcactgaatatttgccTGGATACCTTAATGACATGCTCCAGAAAGCATTCATTGCAGGATTGCTCTTCAAGATTCAGATAATTGGAAGCAGCCGAGGAGAGATAATATGGAATGATGAAATTCCTCATAAGACTAACAAACTTGGAGGTCCAGATAA